The segment TAAATTTGGAGTGTTTTTCATTGAACTCGGCATTTCAGTATTAGCCATTATGGGAATGTGGTCAGAACAACTTTCATTACTATCGATGTACATCAATCAGGATGAAAAGAAACAAAGCCTAGAAAAGTGGAATGAATATATCCGGGGTAGTCTACGCTCTGCTTGGACATCAGGAACAACAACTGAGTGAAAGGGAAAAAACTACACCTTCCTGTTAATATTCTTCTAATTCCACCCACAATCTACTTTCACTGGTCTCTCAGCTCTTTTTAGATTAAGATTTCGACTAAGATTACATTTTGttgcaacttttaaataattttgcttgcaCTTCATCACGAGAGTATCACACGGCAGTTTATACACTGCACGCTGCAGCAATTACATGATTTTTTCTGTTCCAAAGAGCGCGTGTCAGCATTAGTGAATGAGTAAGTGACTAGATGTCTCAGGACTCCACCTGCTGCCTTCACCTCTTCTTCCGGTTCCCTTGGCCGCTTTCcgttttttgtcaaattagcTGGCAGTGGGTTGTCTGAGCAATGGAACTGCTAGCCTGCAGCCCCCATTACGGTCACCGTAGAGGAAGCGACGAGATCGGGCAGGGGCGGCACCAGCAGGATGAATTTATTGGACTCTGTGAACAGTAATATTTTCACTGTTATTTGGGTTATAAGTTTCAGTAACTAGTTATCCTTTTTCATCAttagatgtaaatttttatgcattatttatgacttgttaaatttattgaacaatttaatagatataagatttaaaaatgaaaaaaacaaacaccCAAGATATTACAAGAGAAAATCTTATTTATAATACTGCGTTTTAAAAACTCTCTTTATGGtgaatttaactaaaaaatttttacaaaattttaataaagaatcTGAGCCTCTTagcaaatctaaatttttaaattggttacCCTTTCACATCACAGTCAATATTAATACTAAAATATTCGGTTAGTTATGACGATTGGTTTCATTGTCGACAtgaaatttgttcatttttctcaGAAAACATTACAGGCATTGAACGTGGTGTAATAAAACTCTAGCAATGTCTCACCTTGGTCTTGTCGCGGGCTTGTTGGCGAACGAGAGGTTACAGAAAGGCGTCAGCTGAGAGCCGCCTTGCGACAGTTGCACAGCCACTTGATGATGCGTGCGTTGCGCTCCACGATGGATGGCTGCTCACCCATCTTGCCACCTCCAGGGCCAACGGCCACTTCCTCCTCAACAGAAGATGAAGCAAAGGCCCCCGTTCCACCACCAGGCCAAGAATCCACCGAGCTGACTGATCCAAAGAAGATGGACGACTCTTGCGAGCTGCGGCGCGTCAAGTTCCGGAAAACGTGTTCCTCCAGGCCCAGATTCTCAAAAAAGTGCTCCACCTGAGAAAAGAAGAATTAAAtacatgattaaaattaacaacgAATGCTAGATAGTATTCATGCCAGGAAAATACtctttgacaaattttcaaaaatacttGAGGTTATAACGACTGATACATTGCAAGTAAAGAGGACTGCTGgtgtaacaataaaaaaattcagcttcatgagcattaaattttaaaaaatatgtagcaGTAAAGAATTTCTAGAGAATTAAGTAAAATACAAACCTCGACAGTGGTCTTCAATGGTTGATCGTCGAGCTCCGTTCTTGGGATAGGGGCGAGGAAGGCCGCCGACCGCGAGTATCTGTGGCTGATGTCCGATTTGGAGCGGAGGACAGGCCGCGGACGGCGCGATAGCGAGTCGTCTGTGTCGGGTGAAAGAAGCTCATCGCGCTCACCCTCGTCCTCTTCCTGCTGCTCGCGGCCGTTGACCTGGGAAATGGCCTCAGCGCGCGACGAAGAGGCAGAGGACCGTGCCCGGCTCTCACAGCATTTGCAGCTGCTTGGCGACCGGCTGACGTAGTCGCTTGTCGCCCTGCTACCCGCGTAGTAACACCTGAAAAGTACACCAATGAACCTTCCATGATAATGAACTAGGATCAGGGCCGCATTTAACAGCAAAATTCATGAATCATCATATTTATCTTTGGTCGCTGCTACGGGTAGAAAACGGATATATTCGTAATATGTAACATCATGACAAGACAAACCGAGTATTTActtggaaaatgaattaaaactattgtttaataaaaaatactaatgtttttttttattttgttgacgTACCTCTTGCTACTAGATCCAGTGCTGGCATTGTCGTCAGGCGTGCTGCCAACAGCGGCGCCAGGGCTGAGGTCTGGCAGCGACTTGTGCGTGGCCGCTGGGCTGAGGAAACAGTGTCCTGCTGCCGATGGCGTCGAGTGCCGGCTGCTCACCGGAAACCCTTTCTCGCCACCCACCTGCAACCATACCATACCGTTGAGAGGTCACGTACACAACACAGGCATTAAACTTTGCTTTCGGTTCAtaaaaaggtcaacaatcgaTTAACCGTCCTTGATTAAAGCGTTTGATCTTTTAAAACGAAGGGCAGGTGGTGCAAATCTTTTGTGACACAGACCTTGCCATTTCTAATCATCAATCTCCTTGAGTTGGTATTTAAACCTCTAGTTGAAAAGGGtaacaaacaaaatcattCGGCCAacgaagaaaaatgtttactgGCGTGATTAAAAACCAgattaaagattaaattcaaattttactagtTCGcgtaagaaattaaataatgatacCTCGACCAATTAAGACTGatgtataaaataatgtttgtgaacccggtattttaaaatttaattaaattaagcagaGATATGATTGACAAACCAGTGTTACATGTTACATTTGATTCTGTTATTTGTATCTctgtacaatttatttatttattttactcctGACCGtacaagcaaaaaatccagttccaatttgttatttaatgtCATACAAATGTACTGGGACGCATTATGTgcaatttaaagataaattcCATTCCAACTATACCGATTTTGATTCAAAGGCGGAGGAATCATCGTCCTGCAGCCAGATTTCGTCTTCGTCATCGTCGTGAGAGTGTCGGCTGCGGAGGAGACTGCTGGTGGGGTGGTCATCTTCGCTCAACCTTCGGTACGTGTTGTCACGGTCCAGCGACGGCTGCGACAACAGCTGCCGCAGTCGCATCTGCACGTCTGGCCCGTTGGCTACTGGCCTTCGACCGCCTGTCAGCACCAGCGTGCGTGCCCTCGGCCGTCCAGGCGCGATCCGCGGTGACTTGGGCGGCAGCGGGGGTGGCGACTGGGAACAAGAACGTTCCGGCAGCCTTGGCGGCGTGTTCTCCAAAAATGCAGCCTGCAACCATGTTGACACAGTTTAATTTCTTACAAAGTGAGagtgattgaaattttttgtttaccaAACAAcaactaaaaaatcattttggtgGATGTTATGAacggtaaaaaaatattgacacttGTCCATATATGCGTCACGTGAATGGTGCCACAAAGAGTGcattatgtttattttctcaccTTGTCGAGGGAGACGGTGCGTTGATGGTGCTGATGACTGGCTTTTTGTCTCGGGGGCAGGGGCGCAGAGCGAAGGTGACCACCGTGCACGCCAGCACGTAACACCTGCTTGGCGT is part of the Cloeon dipterum chromosome 1, ieCloDipt1.1, whole genome shotgun sequence genome and harbors:
- the LOC135937814 gene encoding uncharacterized protein LOC135937814 isoform X2, with the protein product MLRRLSPPVCCSPLSAAQSNLIMVSPPPQFAAGAKSPPKHFIWPEVRRPSQLPQAKHPQHHRPISANNAVLSNGLGNNNLVNSNNNNNTNCGSNKRKSAVELLQESKAYYVKSEHVLDAKQVLRAGVHGGHLRSAPLPPRQKASHQHHQRTVSLDKAAFLENTPPRLPERSCSQSPPPLPPKSPRIAPGRPRARTLVLTGGRRPVANGPDVQMRLRQLLSQPSLDRDNTYRRLSEDDHPTSSLLRSRHSHDDDEDEIWLQDDDSSAFESKSVGGEKGFPVSSRHSTPSAAGHCFLSPAATHKSLPDLSPGAAVGSTPDDNASTGSSSKRCYYAGSRATSDYVSRSPSSCKCCESRARSSASSSRAEAISQVNGREQQEEDEGERDELLSPDTDDSLSRRPRPVLRSKSDISHRYSRSAAFLAPIPRTELDDQPLKTTVEVEHFFENLGLEEHVFRNLTRRSSQESSIFFGSVSSVDSWPGGGTGAFASSSVEEEVAVGPGGGKMGEQPSIVERNARIIKWLCNCRKAALS
- the LOC135937814 gene encoding uncharacterized protein LOC135937814 isoform X1, translating into MDGKQSENARDAANHRSVHSSSRGAVVRSPLTMWRFEKLRRGPGLPRRHAPALPAAALREWRAAGVLSDVELGGAGGMLRRLSPPVCCSPLSAAQSNLIMVSPPPQFAAGAKSPPKHFIWPEVRRPSQLPQAKHPQHHRPISANNAVLSNGLGNNNLVNSNNNNNTNCGSNKRKSAVELLQESKAYYVKSEHVLDAKQVLRAGVHGGHLRSAPLPPRQKASHQHHQRTVSLDKAAFLENTPPRLPERSCSQSPPPLPPKSPRIAPGRPRARTLVLTGGRRPVANGPDVQMRLRQLLSQPSLDRDNTYRRLSEDDHPTSSLLRSRHSHDDDEDEIWLQDDDSSAFESKSVGGEKGFPVSSRHSTPSAAGHCFLSPAATHKSLPDLSPGAAVGSTPDDNASTGSSSKRCYYAGSRATSDYVSRSPSSCKCCESRARSSASSSRAEAISQVNGREQQEEDEGERDELLSPDTDDSLSRRPRPVLRSKSDISHRYSRSAAFLAPIPRTELDDQPLKTTVEVEHFFENLGLEEHVFRNLTRRSSQESSIFFGSVSSVDSWPGGGTGAFASSSVEEEVAVGPGGGKMGEQPSIVERNARIIKWLCNCRKAALS